The proteins below are encoded in one region of Pleuronectes platessa chromosome 12, fPlePla1.1, whole genome shotgun sequence:
- the fbxo9 gene encoding F-box only protein 9 isoform X1 has protein sequence MAEEDAADIGSTVEDEDEGSNDSTVKELNAFRVQWMSEIKPNSAASDRLLRVKGLKRSQEKALEEKATELFLRAVQEEQNGAVYEAIKFYRMAMQLVPDIEFKINYSRPLDADLVGGKYMEDSDVEGEIEDLLAYFEQQFTLESSFPKICTPELEMTRMHISALPREILMYIFRWVVSSDLDMRALEQLSLVCRGFYICARDPELWRSACLRLWGRNCTKLVPFNSWREMFLQRPHVRFDGVYISKTSYMRQGEESLDGFYKSVHHVEYYRYLRFFPDGKVMMLTTPEVPLSIIPRLRTRNTRMDSLLVGHFRLSQEADNQTKVFAVVCRKKEEKGDFQKNRFCRRNPATETEHIFHLGLHLSSGGRQISNKLVWIHHSCHNTYKLTGEAVVTVFDLDRMYTPFSFARVKTYTAFSEQPL, from the exons GCTGAAGAAGACGCAGCAGATATTGGAAGTACagttgaggatgaagatgaaggttCAAATGACTCGACTGTTAAG GAGCTCAATGCATTCAGAGTTCAGTGGATGTCCGAAATCAAACCGAACTCCGCAGCAAGTGACCGACTGCTGCGAGTTAAAGGTCTGAAGAGGAGCCAAGAGAaggctctggaggagaaa GCCACAGAGCTGTTCTTGAGAGCTGTTCAGGAAGAGCAGAATGGAGCTGTCTATGAGG CTATCAAGTTCTACCGCATGGCCATGCAGCTTGTGCCTGACATCGAGTTCAAAATCAACTACAGCCGTCCTCTGGATGCCGACTTAGTTGGAGGAAAATA CATGGAGGACAGTGATGTTGAAGGTGAGATTGAAGATCTACTTGCCTACTTTGAGCAGCAATTCACCTTGGAAAGCTCATTTCCAAAGATCTGCACTCCTGAGTTGGAAATGACTCGgatgcacatttcag CCTTGCCGCGGGAAATCCTGATGTACATATTTCGTTGGGTTGTGTCAAGTGATCTGGACATGCGAGCcctggagcagctctctttgGTTTGCCGGGGTTTTTATATTTGTGCAAG AGACCCTGAGCTGTGGCGATCAGCCTGTTTAAGATTGTGGGGACGGAACTGCACCAAACTTGTTCCCTTCAACTCCTGGAGGGAAATGTTTCTGCAAAGGCCACACGTCCGTTTTGATG GTGTGTATATCAGCAAGACATCATACATGCGTCAAGGAGAGGAATCACTGGATGGATTTTACAAGTCCGTGCACCATGTTGAGTACTACAG GTACCTTCGGTTCTTCCCTGACGGCAAAGTCATGATGCTGACCACCCCTGAGGTCCCTCTGTCCATCATTCCTCGCTTGCGTACCAGGAACACTAG AATGGATTCTCTTCTGGTCGGTCATTTCCGTCTGTCACAGGAGGCAGACAATCAAACCAAAGTTTTTGCTGTCGTCTGCAGGAAAAAGGAGGAG aaaggAGACTTTCAGAAGAATCGGTTCTGCAGGCGGAACCCAGCTACCGAAACTGAGCACATCTTCCACCTGGGACTGCATCTGTCCTCTGGGGGGCGCCAGATTTCCAATAAGCTGGTGTGGATCCACCACTCCTGCCACAACACCTACAA GCTGACCGGGGAAGCGGTTGTCACTGTGTTTGACCTGGACAGGATGTACACCCCCTTCTCCTTTGCACGTGTGAAGACTTACACTGCTTTCTCCGAGCAGCCTCTCTAA
- the fbxo9 gene encoding F-box only protein 9 isoform X2 — translation MAEEDAADIGSTVEDEDEGSNDSTVKELNAFRVQWMSEIKPNSAASDRLLRVKGLKRSQEKALEEKATELFLRAVQEEQNGAVYEAIKFYRMAMQLVPDIEFKINYSRPLDADLVGGKYMEDSDVEGEIEDLLAYFEQQFTLESSFPKICTPELEMTRMHISALPREILMYIFRWVVSSDLDMRALEQLSLVCRGFYICARDPELWRSACLRLWGRNCTKLVPFNSWREMFLQRPHVRFDGVYISKTSYMRQGEESLDGFYKSVHHVEYYRYLRFFPDGKVMMLTTPEVPLSIIPRLRTRNTRRQTIKPKFLLSSAGKRRRKETFRRIGSAGGTQLPKLSTSSTWDCICPLGGARFPISWCGSTTPATTPTS, via the exons GCTGAAGAAGACGCAGCAGATATTGGAAGTACagttgaggatgaagatgaaggttCAAATGACTCGACTGTTAAG GAGCTCAATGCATTCAGAGTTCAGTGGATGTCCGAAATCAAACCGAACTCCGCAGCAAGTGACCGACTGCTGCGAGTTAAAGGTCTGAAGAGGAGCCAAGAGAaggctctggaggagaaa GCCACAGAGCTGTTCTTGAGAGCTGTTCAGGAAGAGCAGAATGGAGCTGTCTATGAGG CTATCAAGTTCTACCGCATGGCCATGCAGCTTGTGCCTGACATCGAGTTCAAAATCAACTACAGCCGTCCTCTGGATGCCGACTTAGTTGGAGGAAAATA CATGGAGGACAGTGATGTTGAAGGTGAGATTGAAGATCTACTTGCCTACTTTGAGCAGCAATTCACCTTGGAAAGCTCATTTCCAAAGATCTGCACTCCTGAGTTGGAAATGACTCGgatgcacatttcag CCTTGCCGCGGGAAATCCTGATGTACATATTTCGTTGGGTTGTGTCAAGTGATCTGGACATGCGAGCcctggagcagctctctttgGTTTGCCGGGGTTTTTATATTTGTGCAAG AGACCCTGAGCTGTGGCGATCAGCCTGTTTAAGATTGTGGGGACGGAACTGCACCAAACTTGTTCCCTTCAACTCCTGGAGGGAAATGTTTCTGCAAAGGCCACACGTCCGTTTTGATG GTGTGTATATCAGCAAGACATCATACATGCGTCAAGGAGAGGAATCACTGGATGGATTTTACAAGTCCGTGCACCATGTTGAGTACTACAG GTACCTTCGGTTCTTCCCTGACGGCAAAGTCATGATGCTGACCACCCCTGAGGTCCCTCTGTCCATCATTCCTCGCTTGCGTACCAGGAACACTAG GAGGCAGACAATCAAACCAAAGTTTTTGCTGTCGTCTGCAGGAAAAAGGAGGAG aaaggAGACTTTCAGAAGAATCGGTTCTGCAGGCGGAACCCAGCTACCGAAACTGAGCACATCTTCCACCTGGGACTGCATCTGTCCTCTGGGGGGCGCCAGATTTCCAATAAGCTGGTGTGGATCCACCACTCCTGCCACAACACCTACAA GCTGA